The nucleotide sequence TCTCTTCTTTATTGTAAGTGCAGACAGTGAAAGGCTGAATGCACTTCAGCCAGGtctttaaatagatttttattcaacataaacAACCTAACACCAACTAAATCTGCACGCTTTCTCTGAAAGATAGCTACTTCAGTCCACAAAAGGGGACGTTTTGTCAAGCCTCTCAGCTTGCATTAAGTTCATTAAATAAACCTAATCACACAACACACAGCATATGTGGGTATAAGAACTAAATGTTGGTTCCTCTCACGCTCACATCCCTGAGTCATCATGTTACATCATTTTGGCAGGGGAGTCTGTGTGAGGTTCTCTCCAGATGGAGCAAAACCACACTGCAGGGCTGCAGAGCTTGGGCTTTTGGAGTGGGAATTCTGGATGATTTTCCTTAATTCTCTCTTAAGTGACACATGGGCAGATCGGTCATAGCTTAGAAGACTGTGTACAAATACagtatagcaaaataaaatacacagttAAGCATTTAAGTCCAGTATGAGATGCTCATTCTGGGTTTTCTAACAAAAATCTCTGCCCTAAGTTTCCAGAATAAAGTACAAGTAGTCAATTTCCAGGTGAAGACCCTGGTGGACTGCATTTGACTTGTCATGCCGCCTAACACTGAAGGGCAGACCCCCAGAGAGCATTTCTGCAAGGGATTCACACTCACCTGTTTCTCGGACCCCTCCATTCTGCTGCCAGCTCAACCGCAGGTCCAAAGAAATGGAGTCACTCGCACTACCCTACTTCCCCAGCGTAAGCAGTCTCAGGCCGAGGCCCCACCAGTGGGCATCCTGAGTGCACCCCCATGTCAACACAGGCTAGAGGGGAGTCAGGCAGAGAGCACACAGGACTGCGGCCTGCAGCGGAGTTAAAGGGCTTCACAGAAGGGCTGCCATCCTTTAAGGGGGCCAGGCTGTGAAGTTTAGAGCACTGCCgcacaatgagaaaaatgaagataaatttaAAGAACTTTTGGCTGggggtgatggctcacacctgtaatcctagctctttgggaggctgaggagggtggatcacgaggtcaggatttcgagaccagcctggccaacatggtgaaaccctgtcactactaaaaatacaaaaattagccaggcgtggtggtgagtgcctgtaatcccagttacttgggaggctgaggcaggagaactgcttgaacctgggaggcggaggtttgcagtgagcagagatcgcaccactgcactccagcctgggtgacagggtgagacttcgtctcaaaaataaaaataaaaactaaaataaaaaacttttaaactGTGGTATCTTatctttcctaatttttttaagtctttttttttctttttaatgttcttaCTTGGCAAAATAAAGAACTGGCAATCCTATGCTGGCCTCCAGCATTTTGAAGGAAACTTTACTACCCAGAAAAATCAGAATTCTGGTCCAGATTGCCTTTCTTTGACTTCTTCTGTATTCAAATATACCTATTTTGGTATGTAAAAGGCTTAAGACATTTGAATTTGAATGATGGAATATATAGATTAAAAAGCAGTTCTTGTAGcattattttaattcaaaagGCAAGTGACAAGTAATGACAGGGGCACACTTAAAGAAAATCAGTTTCACTAATACCATAGGATAATTATGTCACTATCTTCACAGGGCTGTAACAAGGACCAAATTCTAAAACGAGGAAAGGGCTCCATCATGTCTGAACTTTATGTGTGTGAGCCATTAGTATTTTCAACAAAGCAAAGTCAATCTAAACCTGAAAGTAAGCTAAGGAACAGACAGAAAGATAGTTAAAAAGAATTCACTTGCAGCCCTTGGCCCTGACCACTTGCTGAGCAGCTGTGCCACAGCAGGTAAATTTCTACCTCTCTGAGACTTCgcgtcctcatctgtaaaacggggataACTTTCAGGGCTGTGATGAGGCCTTCTGCTGGTGTAGTAAGTGCTCACCATATAGCAGtgactactactactactactactactactactactactactacttctATTTATAGGCACAGACAACTACATTACTTATCCAAAGTCACAAACTAGTTAGTGGCAGAGCCTGGAGCAAGAACCCACATTTCTTATTCTTACTCTAGTGTTTTTTCCAGCATGCAATGCTGTTGGAGCAAGGGCGGGGGTaggtttttaaaaggtaaaaccaTTTCAACCTAAACAAAATTAACAGCTAGCTTCCAACAGTaacatagaaataaaacaaagatcgACAGATATGTAATTTTATGGAATTGTTTtttgaaatatacttttaaaaaagcacaTTTACCTGTTTATGCTAAAACTAATGAGAGTCAAACAGAAGGAACCAAGATCAAGAATTCGGCATTGCTAGATAGAAATGGTTTCTACAGCTTCACTCAGGAAGCAATAATGTCAACTTGCAAAAGCACACACAGATTCATGGTGGATAAGTATGCTTGTGATACAGGCACTGCTATGAGGAAAATAGTGGACCAGGCATGTTAGTTGTAAATTTCTTTAGTCAattacttttttctgtttctcaaactttaaaaagCTGCTcctgtactttttaaaagaacttgTAAATTATAATCAGACTAATTAAATTCCATGAAAACAAAATCCCATTTGAAAATATGAGACAATTCCATTAGACAATTTCAATTAAACAGACCAATCAGTAAATACAACCTCTCAGTTTTTCATACCCTTGTGaattttgtgtatcttttaaaCCAGTTTCTGATTTgattaacaatacaaaaaacaacattttgctcatttataattttacataatagTTCATCATCTCAAATCCCTAAGGACTTCCACTACGGATCTTTTATAGAAAGTTCAAGTGAATCCCATTTACTTTAAAAGGGCACTTACTggtcaggagcagtggcttacacctgtaatctgagcactttgggaggccaagtgcttgagactaggagtttgagaccagcctggacaacaaagcaagacttcgtctctactaaaaatcaaaaaagggcttggtggtgtgcacctgcagtcccagctactcaggaggctgcggcaggaagATTGTGTGAGCCtggcaggtcgaggctgcagtgagccaagatcgtaccactgcactccagcctgggtgacagagcaagactctctctcaaaaataaataaataaataaaaataaaaaggcttttaATGGAAACACTCTCCTAGCCTCGGAATTAGACAATACTACCACTCTAGTGACCCATCTTGGTCCAGGCACACTCAGGGACTCTTCCCTGGGCCATGCTGTGAGGCTCACGATCTTTCCCAGACGGCTGTCGTGAGCAGCACACATCCATAAGCCCTGACAGGGTAGGGAAAAACTCCTACTGTGGAAGAGACTCTTGCTCTATATGGAATTCACTGCACTACATGAAGATGAAACTAGAAAAACCAGCCTGGGAAGAACCCCGTGAGCTAACTGCTCAAATGGCAAGCGTTCAGGTAAGGCAACCACAATTCTACACCACGCCCAGTACcatatttaatttgcatttttctaaaggAACTAGAGGAACAAACTTATCTTCAAACATTCCAATGAcgaggaagccttctctgaccagGCCTCATCACTAGCCTCGACTGGAGGCGCTTTCACTGTGCTCCCAAATACCCATACACATCTGTCACTGCCCTGACAAGCGGTCATGCAGCTCCCGGAAGCTCCGATCCACTTCTGGACAGAGCCGATGTCCTGTTCACCACTGAATCCCAACTGGGTAGCATAACACCcaacacacagtaggtgctcaacaaacgATCTGATGAGTGGAGGGGAAAAGCAACTCTGAAGCAGAAACTGAAGTGGAGCTGGCTGGCGTTCTCACAGTGTCTTCCCGCTCTGCAGCAGGCCAGGGGCCATGATCATTCTCTGAACATCCCAGTTAGAAGCACGCACTGAGTACTAAAGTACTCCAGTACTCTAAGTATTATAGGCTACATGTGAAGCAAACAAAAATGAGCAAGACAGAAATTCAACCACACTCAGAGTAGGGAGTATGTGCTCGGGTAAGTGCATGTTTGTTAAGGGACACAGAAACAAACTGCTTGGTCTCCTTGCCTCCTGGTTTCTTCCTTATTCCCAAACATCCTCCGCAGCTCTTCCTTATTCCCAAACATCCTATGCAACTCTGCCAAACTGTTTTCGTGCCAATGCCTTACTAAGGAGTCTTTTGGTTCCAGGTGCCCATAGGATCGGGTCCATTCTCCTTAGCATGGCGGTCAAGGTCTCGCAGCATCCATTCCCAAGTCCCCTAAGGAACCCTCCCCAGAGGTGGGGGGCTGCTCCACTGCTGCCAGGCTTAGAAaatccttcttcctctctcctcttctgCATTCTAAAGCACACCTTTGCTCATCCATCTCACCCTCCATCCACTCAAGCCCTCAGTTACCCACCTATGGGTACCTGATTTCTCTTCATCACACAGTGCAACTCTATTATCCCTCATTTTTATATACTGAAGTACGGAGCCATAAAATATTGACAATTCTAAACGGAATTTAACCCTACTTTATTTATGTCAGGTACTAAAATAACAGCCTAACCCTCATTTGATGGTTTAACAACTCCCTGTACTCTGTATGATCCAAGACTGGATATTTGAAACAGGTATAGTTACGCTACTCATTTTAATATAATGTCTCCAAcgacaacattttaaaaacatatggtACAGACATcacaaatatttccaaaatgaTCGATTCCAAAAAAGCATTAAGGGAAGTAAGTTCTTGAAAACAAACCAAGAAAGACAATACAAAAATTGGAGGTTTCATTTTCCAATAAGACACTTTAAATGTAGTACTGTTTTGTTACATGACAATTTCAAATCAAGTCATCTCAAAATCGTACTGACAGCCTTGGAACTACCACTGGTTATAACACTATTAATAAACAGAATTACATGAAATTATGCTTTTAATTCTATCAAATCTCCTGACTACTCAGTTTCTTGGACCGCCCCTGGGGAAATCTCTCACTTCCTATCACGGAAGTGACTGCCCTTTAAAGAACGGGGTTCTCCTAGTTTGGACATCTTTTAAGGGGTTTTCCATAGAAACAACTGCTACCCACATCCAACTGAGAAATCTCAATGTCAAGTCCTCTAAGCatgactcaattaaaaaaatttccccTGCAGTTTCCATTTCAGATCCGCGGCTGTTTTCCTCCTTGACCCTGGAGCGTTCCTGTACTTACTTCACTCCTGTCCCTCACCGAAAACAGCGGTACTGGAGGAATCAACCCCATGCCCGCCAGTCACCGGGTTGTTTGAGGTCATGGATAAATGCAGCTGAAGCTCCTCTGCCCCGTACGTATGGCTAGCACGAGAAACTTACTGTAGTTTTAGTTTTAACATTCTCCATAGGTGACTTTAAACTTCATTTCTTGAAAATGGgttcaaaataagaaaactgcCCTGGTTGCGCAGGGATCACACCCGCAGCAGACGGCGCGCGCTGGCCTTGGCGGGCCGGGCGGGAGCGGCCTTAGGCGTTCACTCCCCTGCCTGCCTGTGCTCCACTCGAACCCAGCTTTTTCTTGGGCGAGTATGCTAAGGGCCGAAGTTTCCGTGGAGAGCCGCCCCCACAGGCCCCGGGGGCTGCCAGGACCTCTGAGGCAGGGCCGGGGGCCAAGGGCAGGTCTGCCCGGAGGCGGCACGAAaacctctgccaggctttgggatTGGGATGCAGGGCGCTCCACGGAGACCCCCGCCCCTAGTTTCACCGAGAGGCCCATCCCCGAAAGACTCCCAGGCTCGATGAGACTCGAAGCCCACGGGGCGAAGGGCACCTGCCCGGGCGCCAGGAGGCCCGGCCCAGGGTCGCCGTGGAGCCCTTACCCACGGTGGACTTGCAGGCCTCGCAGAAGGTGTCGTCGGTGAAGCGCTCCATCAGGCTGGTCTTGCCCACGCCGCGGGAGCCGATAATGATGACCTGCAACTTGAAGTCGGCCGGCCTGGGGGGCTGCTTCCTCCGGCGGCCCTGGCCGCCCGACAGCGCCGGGGAGCCCGCGCCCAGACCGCCGCCGCCCCCGGCCCGCCTCTGCAGCGCGGCGCCCGGATCCATGCACGCATGCGGCTCCCGCTcggcccgccgcccgccgccacCCGCCCCCCGGCTGCGCGCCCCGGGCCCCGGCGCCCCCTCGGCCTCCGCCGCGCGCGGGGGGTCGGCCCCGGGCTCGGCTTCCGCCCGCTGGAGCGGCCCCGGCGGCCCGTGGGCTCCGCGCTGCAACTGCGCCGCCGGCCGGCTCTCTGCGCCCgggtcccctcctcctcctccgcctccgccgctgccgccgccgccgccgggagaggaggaagggaagcagCTACTCCGCAGTAGCGGCAGCAGCATCCCGGACGAGGAGGGGCAGGAAGCGCAGGCGcgggcggggcggctggccgCGAGGGGCCGGAGGCGGGCGGGTGGGCGCCCCCTGCCGGCGGGAGGACCGCGCGCCCGGGCCTCGGTTGGGCGCTGCGCGCGGAGCTTTCCCGCAACCCGAGCCgctctttccctgcctctgctcGCCTGCCCGCCCCCGCTTCCCTCCCTCTTCCGCCGgctctttcatcttttcttcctcttatctcttcccttttcctccttttcactCCTCCCTACTCGGCTTTCACTCTGACCCGCATTTATAGTTAACACAAGAAACTTAGTGTGGTTTTAGTCTTAAAATTCTCCGTAGGCAATTTTAAACTTCAGCGTTCCAGTGCATCATGAAAATGggttcaaaataagaaaaagaacccTGGTTGACAGTGGAAACACTCCCATGCGCACAGTCCCCAAACACCATGCACATGTTTTCGCCCCCGCGCGCTCGGTGTAGCTGGAACGCTGGAAAGGCCCCGACCTCAGGCCGCGCCGCCCGGCCGCCTGCGCTGCGTTCGCGTCTACACCAGCGCTCTCTCACAAACACCAGCGGGTGCAAGCCCCCGCACCCTCTACCGGGCCGTGGCACTGCTCGGTCTCTCTCCGTCACGTCTGTCTCCCATTTTCCACGGAAACGCGCGAAATCAGTTATTTTTAACTCTGATCGCTGTCTCACTCAGAGTTCAGAAGTTTTtatgctgtttaatttttaaattaagtaaatgGCATACTCCTTTGGGGGAATAAGCGAGTTAAAACTCAAACAGTGCGAGAAGATTGAAACTTTAGGAATTATGGACTCGGGTCGTATCTTTTGCCATTTCTGTTTGGAAGGATTTAAGGATACAGAAAATCACTGCTGCTGATTCCTTGCCAGAGATTTGTTTAGCAAATTCCTCAGCTTGAACTTGAGCATCTCAGAACACAGGGTTCTGAATATGATAGGGGCTGGCAACATTTGCCGAATGATCACGTTACCCACCAAATTTCAGCTGTACTGTATTTAGAACTAGGTTTAGTAATGCACAGTACACGCGTATGTTACACAGCAAACCTGATTTGTAAAAATCTAGCGTTGCTCACAGTGTAGATTGGAAGTTTACATCTATGAGAGCATTCTTAACTGTGCAATCACTGTAGGGATCTTTATAATATGAATTCtgagaatatgtaaaatatgatCCCTCTATATTATTTGAAACACAGATCCATCACCTACCATCACggaatttactttctttctttccgtctttctttctttttctttcattttgttttgttttgcttttgagacagccttgctctgttgcccaggctggagtgcagtggtgcgatcacagctcacggcagcctggaactcctgggcccaagtgattttccttccttagcctcctgagccgctgagaccacaggcacgtgccaccgcgcctggctaatttaaaatttttttgtacagtTGGGGTTTTGGTTTGTTAACCAGGCTAgtcaacagtgtgagaccctgaactggcctcaagtgatcctcccacctcagccttccaaagtgctgtgattacaggcatgagccactgtgctccgcCGCAGAACATTTCTTAGCTGTGGGTTTCTCTTCTGTTCTATGAGAATGAGAGTAGTGGCCCCTCCTTTCCTCTAGCATTGTTAGGAAAAAAGCAACTAACAATCTCTGCAGTCTGCTGCAACCATAAGGCACTATATAAATGTAAGGGATTAAAGAAACTGACTTATGCATGGCTTTTCAGGAATACTGTGATTTTACAAAGCAAGACGCATCTGCAAAGGTAATCTCAAGATTTTTAATTTGGTCCATTCTGATTAATAGCACCGCCTGTCTTAATAGGCAGATGCATGTGGCATGGCTTGTGGGGCTGAAGACCTTCTTgcccaaaataaaatatcttccccATAAGGTAGATCTGTAGTTTCTGCCACTAGAATAATTAATGAACTAAATGACAGAGGTTGGGCAGTGTTTCTGGAGGACAGGTAAGTGCATATTCACTATTTTAAATCAATTATTATAGTGCCCCTAATCCCCTGGGAATATGTCCCAAGACccacagtggatgcctgaaacctcagaGAGTATAGAGCCCtctatatactatgtttttttctatacatacataccaatgacaaagtttaatttaaaaatttggcacagtaagagattaacaataactaataataaaattcagTTGGCCCtagaacaacatgggtttgaactggaTGGGTTTgtttatatgcagattttcatccgcctctgccacccctgagacagtaagaccaacccctcctcttcctcctcctcctcctcagctactcaatgtgaagatgatgaggatgaagagcTTTATGATGAACCACTTCCACTTAGtgaatagtaaatgtattttctcttccttatgattttcttaataacatgttCTTTTCTCTAACTTACATATTTTGTAACTTACAATATAATATTCTTATTAGACTACAGTAATGTATATAGCATACAAAATATTCTTAatcgactgtttatgttatcagtaaggcttctggtcaacagtaagcTATTAGTAGTTAACATTTGGGGGAGTCAAAATTATACACAAATTTTTGACTGCATGTTGTCGGCACTCCTACCAATCACATTGTTCAAGAGCCAACTGTACAATTACTATGAAGATATATACTGTAATAacagttatgtgaatgtggtctctttcTCTTGCAAAGTATTGAATTGTACCACACACGGTATCAGTCCACAGTGCTCCAGCACCTGGAActgtgcctgacacatggtacaAGTTAGTAAATATTGGTgaagtgaatgaattaatgaaattttTATAGCTATCTATATCCATAGATATCCATTTTCGTAGATATCCCTATAGAACATTTCATAGTTTATCCATAAACTTCATTGGCTCTTTGGGCTCTGTCTTAAACCTAGACACCCCATATCCTgctttttcctaaaaaaaaaccTCCCTCCTATCATTTGGTAAAGTCTCCCTTTTTCACTGTCTTCACTTTAACAACATCGTCACCACCTGAGGTggatgatgtggtttggctgtatccccacccaattctcatcttgtattgtagctcccataattcccacgtgttgcgggagggacccagtgggagataatt is from Pan troglodytes isolate AG18354 chromosome 17, NHGRI_mPanTro3-v2.0_pri, whole genome shotgun sequence and encodes:
- the RAB12 gene encoding ras-related protein Rab-12 is translated as MLLPLLRSSCFPSSSPGGGGGSGGGGGGGGDPGAESRPAAQLQRGAHGPPGPLQRAEAEPGADPPRAAEAEGAPGPGARSRGAGGGGRRAEREPHACMDPGAALQRRAGGGGGLGAGSPALSGGQGRRRKQPPRPADFKLQVIIIGSRGVGKTSLMERFTDDTFCEACKSTVGVDFKIKTVELRGKKIRLQIWDTAGQERFNSITSAYYRSAKGIILVYDITKKETFDDLPKWMKMIDKYASEDAELLLVGNKLDCETDREITRQQGEKFAQQITGMRFCEASAKDNFNVDEIFLKLVDDILKKMPLDILRNELSNSILSLQPEPEIPPELPPPRPHVRCC